AACCAAAACGgaataaaagaacaaaaattcagCGTTCCTCCGACGAATTGGTTGCCGCCTTTCGGCTAGAAGAGGAGGGAGGGAGAAAATGAGATCCGACGTAATCGGAGACGAAGAGAAATGGCTGGCGGAAGGCATCGCCGGCATTCAACACCATGCCTTCTACATGCATCGCGCTCTGGTACTATTTCTCACCCAATCACATTTTCCTctcccaaaaccctaattctccgcCATCTTGTCCGATTTCACATTTCAATTTTCGCAGGACGCCAACAATCTCAGAGACGCCCTCAAATTCTCGGCCCTGATGCTGTCGGAGCTCAGAACCTCTCGGCTTTCGCCTCACAAATACTACGATCTCTGTAAGCTCTCACGTTCTTCGCCCGATTCCTAACCTTTGACCTGATCCGAGTTTTGATTTGGATTCTTGATTCTAATAGATATGCGAGCTTTCGATGAGCTGAGGAGGCTGGAGATGTTCTTCAAGGACGAGAGCAGACACGGCGTTTCGATCATCGATCTCTACGAACTTGTTCAGCATGCCGGCAACATTTTACCAAGATTGTAAGTCATACATTGTTGAAAGCATCAAATTCTTGCTGGGAAATGTTGTCGTTTCTCGAAAGTAAATAGCTTTTAGTGCAGTGAGTGTTTTATTCTTGTTGTTTCAGCTCGGTCAGTGTATGTGAATTTCATGTTGCTTATTTAACAGGTATCTGCTATGTACGGTAGGATCCGTGTACATTAAATCTAAGGAAGCGCCAGCCAAGGACGTACTTAAAGATCTTGTCGAAATGTGTCGCGGCGTTCAGCATCCAATTCGAGGGCTCTTTTTAAGAAGCTATCTTTCTCAAGTCAGCAGAGACAAGTTGCCTGATATTGGTTCTGAGTATGAAGGGTAAGATTGTTTTAGTGGTTAGATTTGTTTCTTCATACATTGATAAAATGGAGAACGATTTGATGACCAGAAATAAATCAGAATGCGTTTTATGCTGGAGCAAAATTCTATTGTCGAAAATGCAAAAAATTTCTTTGATGGGGGTGGTTTTGGCTAGCAGTAAGCTTTGAGTTTAATAACATTGGCTTTTTATGGAATCCATGGATATCATGTTGCTTGATTTGAGTCATATTTTAATCTCCTTGCATTGCAGGGATGCTGACACTGTCATGGATGCTGTAGATTTTGTGCTACAGAATTTTACAGAAATGAATAAGCTTTGGGTTCGAATGCAGTATCAGGTTTGTTTGACATCTATGAAATTTATCTGCTTTAATGTCTGAATATGCATGGCACCAGAGTACTTGCATGCCATAGAGGTAAAAATGAACCATGAGGGCATGATTTTTGGCCATGCAGGTCTTATGGTGCTTGTGAATCATTCATACTCTTTGGCGATCCTGAGTTGAAGCCTTCTGTTGGGCTTTCTGGTCTGCAGGGACCTGGTCATGTGAGAGAGAAGCGCGAAAAGGAAAGAAGCGAACTTCGTGATCTTGTAATATCAAAAATCTGAACCTATCAGCAGATGAATCATTGCATAACACATTGTAATAGAGAAATTACACCTTTCTGAATTGTCTTGGTAGGTTGGGAAGAATCTCCATGTTCTCAGTCAGATAGAGGGTGTGGAACTTGAAATGTACAAAGCCACTGTTCTTCCTAGAGTATTAGAACAGGTTCTTTAATCTGCTCCCCTTCTTAATAAGATTGTCTTTTTGTCAACTCTTGAATACTTTCAATGTTCCTTTTCTAATATTTCAAACTTTTATCCAAATTGGTGTGCGCAGGTTATCAACTGTAAAGATGAGCTGGCCCAATATTATTTGATGGATTGCATAATCCAGGTCTTTCCAGATGAGTACCACTTGCAGACACTGGAGACATTGTTGGCTGCCTTCCCCCAGCTTCAGGTGCGTAGCAGTGtcatttttctctcattttttttactttcacaTGATTATGCatggttatttatttatttgagtaCATATGTAATGATAAATGCATATGTTAATCAATGGTTGCTTGGTCGAATGTATAGTTGAAATAACAGCTCAAACCACAGAGTCCAAATTGGCCACTTGCTTCGATTTCTTGTGGGTCATAGCAGCCTTATATTGTCGTTTATTCATATCGAGATATTATACCCAATAAAGCAACCTTTTAACTCATTTACCCTCAGCGTTATATATTTTCAAATGCAGCCAACAGTTGATATCAAGACTGTGTTATCTCAATTAATGGAGAGGTTATCAAACTATGCTGCGTCAAGTACAGATGTGAGTTATCTAGAAGTTATCTTTTGAGTCACGCTTCTGCAATTTTTTATTCTGTTTTTCATTCTTGTTATGGCCTTTCTCTCTTTCTGGGTGTTGTAATTTTGATGATTGTGGATTTTCGTTCAAGGTATTACCTGAATTTCTTCAAGTGGAAGCCTTCGCTAAATTAAGCAGTGCCATTGGGTGGGTAAGTTCCTTAGTTCGTTGAAGTAAATGTTTACATTGATGGCTACTCTCTCAACTACACTTCGATCCAGCAAGTAATAATTGGCAATTCAGTGCACTTTCTGcagtatttatttaaaattttgttgtAGAAAAAGTCCAAAGTGAACGTTTTGAATTTCTAAAAGGATGTAGTATGCCAAGGGAAAACAATGAATGGACAAAGCGATAATTTTTTTGCTAAAAGGATGTAGTAATGGAGGCAGAGTACAATATGGACAGATGTTTTTGGGGGTGACTTCTTATTTATTGAAAATTGCACACTACCTAATTTGTTGTCCAACCAACAGCCTCTTTATTAGATAGGATCCATTTGTTGTTTCGTGTTAAGCATGAAACATACGTATCTTTGATGTCTAGAAGTGTGTGCTAATTTAATATATCACCTATATTTAAATTTCAGGTGATAGAAGCACAGACGGACATGCCTATTGTTGGAGCCATATCTTTGTATGTCTCTCTTCTTACATTTACCCTCCGTGTTCATCCTGATCGCCTTGATTATGTGGATCAAGTACTGGTAAGGTCTTCAAAAAAATATGTTTAGTTACTATAAATTTTCCCAAACTACATGCCTTTTGATGGGGTATACCAGCCTGTCAACATAGCCATGCAACATGGATGCAATCTTCTTTTGAATTTCATTTCAAGATGGATTATGTGGGCCATGTTTTGTAACAACAAAGGTAACTGGTGataattaaaatcttaattttttttttcagggagCATGTGTTAAGAAGCTATCCGGAGAAACCAAACTTGAAGACCATAGAGCAACAAAACAGGTTGTTGCACTGTTGAGTGCTCCCTTGGAGAAATACGATGACATTGTCACAGCCCTCACACTTTCTAATTATCCTCGAGTTATGGATTATCTT
Above is a window of Malus sylvestris chromosome 15, drMalSylv7.2, whole genome shotgun sequence DNA encoding:
- the LOC126602384 gene encoding vacuolar protein sorting-associated protein 35B-like isoform X1 is translated as MRSDVIGDEEKWLAEGIAGIQHHAFYMHRALDANNLRDALKFSALMLSELRTSRLSPHKYYDLYMRAFDELRRLEMFFKDESRHGVSIIDLYELVQHAGNILPRLYLLCTVGSVYIKSKEAPAKDVLKDLVEMCRGVQHPIRGLFLRSYLSQVSRDKLPDIGSEYEGDADTVMDAVDFVLQNFTEMNKLWVRMQYQGPGHVREKREKERSELRDLVGKNLHVLSQIEGVELEMYKATVLPRVLEQVINCKDELAQYYLMDCIIQVFPDEYHLQTLETLLAAFPQLQPTVDIKTVLSQLMERLSNYAASSTDVLPEFLQVEAFAKLSSAIGWVIEAQTDMPIVGAISLYVSLLTFTLRVHPDRLDYVDQVLGACVKKLSGETKLEDHRATKQVVALLSAPLEKYDDIVTALTLSNYPRVMDYLDNGTNKVMAMVIIQSIMKNNSCISTADKVEVLFELIKGLIKDLDSTSADELDEEDFADEQNSVARLIHMLYNDDPEEMFKILCMVKKHIMGGGPKRLPFTVPPLILSALKLVRRLQGQVGEVVGEEMPATPKKIFQTLNQIIESLSSVPSPELALRLYLECAEASNDCDLEPVAYEFFTQAFILYEEEVADSKAQVTAIHLIIGTLQRMNVFGIENRDTLTHKATGYSAKLLKKPDQCRAVYACSHLFWVDDQDGVKDGESGFCYRVLLCLKRALRIANAAQQMASATRGSSGPVPVTLFVEILNKYLYYFEKGNPQITSAAIQGLVDLIKNEMQGDSANANPAPDAFFASTLRYIQFQKQKGGVMGEKYASIKV
- the LOC126602384 gene encoding vacuolar protein sorting-associated protein 35B-like isoform X2, whose product is MRSDVIGDEEKWLAEGIAGIQHHAFYMHRALDANNLRDALKFSALMLSELRTSRLSPHKYYDLYMRAFDELRRLEMFFKDESRHGVSIIDLYELVQHAGNILPRLYLLCTVGSVYIKSKEAPAKDVLKDLVEMCRGVQHPIRGLFLRSYLSQVSRDKLPDIGSEYEGDADTVMDAVDFVLQNFTEMNKLWVRMQYQGPGHVREKREKERSELRDLVGKNLHVLSQIEGVELEMYKATVLPRVLEQVINCKDELAQYYLMDCIIQVFPDEYHLQTLETLLAAFPQLQPTVDIKTVLSQLMERLSNYAASSTDVLPEFLQVEAFAKLSSAIGWVIEAQTDMPIVGAISLYVSLLTFTLRVHPDRLDYVDQVLGACVKKLSGETKLEDHRATKQVVALLSAPLEKYDDIVTALTLSNYPRVMDYLDNGTNKVMAMVIIQSIMKNNSCISTADKVEVLFELIKGLIKDLDSTSADELDEEDFADEQNSVARLIHMLYNDDPEEMFKILCMVKKHIMGGGPKRLPFTVPPLILSALKLVRRLQGQVGEVVGEEMPATPKKIFQTLNQIIESLSSVPSPELALRLYLECAEASNDCDLEPVAYEFFTQAFILYEEEVADSKAQVTAIHLIIGTLQRMNVFGIENRDTLTHKATGYSAKLLKKPDQCRAVYACSHLFWVDDQDGVKDGERVLLCLKRALRIANAAQQMASATRGSSGPVPVTLFVEILNKYLYYFEKGNPQITSAAIQGLVDLIKNEMQGDSANANPAPDAFFASTLRYIQFQKQKGGVMGEKYASIKV